One bacterium genomic region harbors:
- the cobO gene encoding cob(I)yrinic acid a,c-diamide adenosyltransferase, with amino-acid sequence MTSAPLADDPRRPDTRRARSVLIVNTGDGKGKSTAAMGMVMRSVARGWKVAVVQFIKSGDWKVGEEKMGRHLGVDWDVGGDGFSWDSEDLERSAELNRDVWRLARMRIEEGKHRLVVLDEITYPINWGWIDEEEVVSTIANRPANVNVVVTGRDAPAGLIEIADTVTEMRPVKHAYDQGISAIRGIDF; translated from the coding sequence ATGACCAGCGCCCCGCTCGCCGACGACCCGCGCCGTCCCGACACCCGCCGGGCCCGCTCCGTGTTGATTGTCAACACCGGGGACGGAAAGGGAAAGAGCACCGCCGCCATGGGCATGGTCATGCGATCGGTGGCGCGTGGATGGAAGGTCGCCGTAGTCCAGTTCATCAAGTCGGGCGACTGGAAGGTGGGCGAGGAGAAGATGGGCCGCCACCTCGGCGTCGACTGGGACGTAGGCGGCGACGGCTTCTCCTGGGACAGCGAGGATCTAGAACGGTCCGCCGAGCTGAACCGCGATGTCTGGCGCCTGGCCAGGATGCGAATCGAGGAGGGCAAGCACCGCCTCGTTGTCCTTGACGAGATAACCTACCCCATCAACTGGGGCTGGATCGACGAGGAGGAGGTGGTCTCCACGATCGCCAACCGGCCTGCCAACGTCAATGTGGTAGTCACCGGACGTGACGCCCCCGCCGGCCTGATCGAGATCGCCGACACCGTCACCGAGATGCGCCCCGTCAAGCACGCCTACGACCAGGGCATCAGCGCCATCCGCGGCATCGACTTCTAG
- a CDS encoding ABC transporter permease has translation MRRRLDVRRLTQYGVVVVVAVTLNFLLPRLMPGNPLVLIAGVDVGLLSPDERAEIVARVGLDVPLWKQYLRYWGDIFTGDFGYSFRSSRPIVDMIWDRLPWTLLITGLSLIVSAVAGVILGAISAWRRGTKTDLGMLSGMISIESLPSFWLGMLLISIFAVQWGLLPSSHAVTPASGLAGWAHMWDIVSHAILPVVTLSILATPGVYMTMRYSMLETLGEDYIRTARAKGAGERRVLFGHVARNTIAPVVTVLALRIGFAFGGTVIVETVFTYPGLGRLVFEAVSGRDYPVMQAAFLVFTAAVLVANLAADLLYPLIDPRTRTS, from the coding sequence TTGAGACGGCGTCTCGACGTCCGTCGGCTCACCCAGTACGGGGTGGTCGTCGTGGTGGCGGTCACCCTCAACTTCCTGCTGCCCAGGCTCATGCCGGGCAACCCCCTCGTCCTCATCGCCGGGGTGGATGTCGGCCTGCTGAGCCCTGATGAGCGGGCGGAGATCGTGGCGCGGGTGGGCCTGGACGTTCCCCTCTGGAAGCAGTACCTCCGCTACTGGGGAGACATATTCACCGGGGACTTCGGGTACTCGTTCCGCTCGAGCCGGCCCATCGTCGACATGATCTGGGATCGGCTCCCATGGACCTTGCTGATCACGGGGTTGTCGCTGATCGTGTCGGCGGTGGCCGGGGTGATCCTGGGGGCGATCTCGGCGTGGCGGAGAGGGACCAAGACCGACCTGGGCATGCTCTCGGGGATGATCTCGATCGAGTCCCTACCGTCCTTCTGGCTGGGGATGTTGCTGATTTCGATCTTCGCCGTCCAGTGGGGCCTCCTGCCGTCGTCTCATGCGGTGACCCCCGCTTCCGGTCTTGCCGGGTGGGCCCACATGTGGGACATCGTCAGCCATGCCATCCTGCCGGTGGTCACCCTGTCGATCCTGGCGACGCCCGGCGTGTACATGACGATGCGGTATTCGATGCTGGAAACGTTGGGGGAGGACTACATCCGCACCGCTCGCGCCAAGGGCGCCGGCGAGCGGCGCGTGCTGTTCGGACACGTCGCTCGCAACACGATCGCACCGGTGGTGACGGTGCTCGCCCTCCGGATCGGGTTCGCTTTCGGAGGCACGGTGATAGTCGAGACGGTGTTCACCTACCCGGGACTGGGACGCCTCGTGTTCGAAGCGGTGTCAGGGCGTGACTATCCGGTGATGCAGGCGGCCTTCCTGGTGTTCACGGCGGCGGTGCTGGTGGCGAACCTCGCAGCCGATCTGCTGTATCCGCTGATCGATCCGAGGACCAGGACCTCATGA
- a CDS encoding iron ABC transporter permease, whose protein sequence is MATVTPRLRDPTRLRWGWFLAACALLIASAVAGITVGPAGLTPGQVIGELVGGGSGLSGTQQAIIWDIRLPRVVLGGLVGSLLSLAGASYQGVFRNPLADPYLLGVAAGGGLGATAVIVLWPSADTRLLPLAAFAGALAAAALTYAVGRSVGGRSAVSLILAGVAVAAFFTALQTFVLQRNSETIRQVYSWILGRLATTGWQEVLVMVPYALACGAGLMLHRRLLDVLSVGDEEAESLGVSSSRVRTTVVVLATLATAAAVAVSGLIAFVGLVVPHTVRLLVGTSYRSLIPISAVAGGAFLILADMAARTVLSPLELPIGVITAFIGAPFFMVVLRTSRRYVT, encoded by the coding sequence ATGGCGACCGTGACCCCCCGGCTCCGCGATCCCACCCGGCTCCGGTGGGGCTGGTTCCTGGCCGCCTGTGCGTTGTTGATCGCCTCGGCCGTGGCCGGTATCACCGTCGGGCCGGCCGGGTTGACGCCCGGGCAGGTGATCGGCGAACTGGTCGGCGGCGGATCGGGACTGTCCGGCACCCAGCAAGCGATCATCTGGGACATCCGGCTGCCCCGGGTCGTTCTGGGCGGGCTGGTGGGGAGCCTTCTCTCCCTGGCCGGGGCCTCCTACCAGGGCGTTTTCCGCAACCCCCTCGCCGACCCCTATCTCCTGGGTGTCGCGGCCGGCGGAGGCCTCGGCGCCACCGCCGTCATCGTCCTCTGGCCTTCCGCCGACACCCGGCTCCTTCCCCTGGCGGCCTTTGCCGGGGCGCTGGCCGCGGCGGCGCTGACCTATGCGGTGGGGCGTTCCGTGGGCGGCCGCAGCGCGGTGTCGCTCATCCTCGCGGGTGTGGCGGTGGCCGCTTTCTTCACCGCCCTCCAGACGTTCGTCCTGCAGCGGAACTCCGAGACCATCCGCCAGGTCTACTCCTGGATTCTCGGACGGCTGGCCACCACCGGCTGGCAGGAGGTGCTGGTGATGGTCCCGTACGCGCTGGCGTGCGGCGCCGGGCTGATGCTGCACCGGCGGTTGCTCGACGTGCTGAGCGTGGGCGACGAGGAGGCCGAGAGCCTCGGTGTCTCCTCGTCGCGGGTGCGCACCACCGTGGTGGTGCTGGCCACGCTGGCCACCGCCGCGGCGGTCGCGGTCAGCGGGTTGATCGCGTTCGTCGGGCTCGTGGTTCCCCACACCGTACGGCTGCTCGTGGGTACGAGTTACCGCTCCCTGATTCCGATCTCCGCCGTGGCGGGCGGGGCGTTCCTCATTCTCGCCGACATGGCCGCCAGAACGGTGCTGAGCCCGCTGGAACTCCCCATCGGCGTGATCACCGCCTTCATCGGCGCCCCTTTCTTCATGGTGGTTCTCCGGACCAGCCGGCGGTACGTGACATGA
- a CDS encoding PPC domain-containing protein, which produces MERVHVGSPGAHRLGRAFIALTLVASVLALPGPGAVLGQESADCEVTDLGTLGDNRLEAAGHWTTEDCDSRFRAGSDARTYRFEVTTAGRVRIELTSAGADPYLYLLAEDGTRIVGNDDGGAGLDSRVERDLLPGVYMIEATTVGGRSRGPADFAVAVSYVSGCEPVHLGTLEAGADLTASGSWTLDTCGSRFVVEHPAHGYTFSLEQAGRVRIDLASEDGDSVLSLASLAGGVIGANDDGGEGRNARIDQFLPAGGYFIEATTYLERDYQPLRADFDLIVHLVDEQAEQERARLKIEEVRVPAEVVAGDPFPVHYRAGNVGGDLDPGGYAVLYVVGPRVFKRHRSVAGHWQAGVSYHSGSETASPGSTSISEVSPFEVSFFRSGPTWLFVGIVTYDRAGNEIGFHGQWQNLFVLSGPTFEAVDVRVDGARYTVAAGADSDGEVTTEVKSAMDPAGEVDAEVRLRAIYAAGVRTQLLDGLFERPEIAALPEEAHPTAVTVANLSTNTLREAFAQRYTSVVGASGMLDSLEAGEALNPITVEESVLQVADAASSEFAWMASSWRSLLRRLENGAALSFEDALEVHSQVAYAESVVAAAVTAGGIVTAARAAEEGWRDPGVREMMAEARCHPGSKALRDALEAADIADLEGLVALDAEMRALRPVHGLSVDSALCAVTASGTANQRFLRRLSISHSPELRSMLGLETPSVTASSPDPHRLRIIARLGEDGSLEHGVEFAGGRQVLPPERFLREDVPTGRWQVSGDVEVRGDSIGRIRARRVAGGRTELGFIGTDGETIIPDIRYLPADPPVGVWFRSSEIEVPVASSMVPAPSTEESEE; this is translated from the coding sequence ATGGAGAGAGTCCACGTTGGCAGTCCTGGCGCGCACCGGTTGGGGCGGGCCTTCATCGCCCTCACCCTGGTGGCGAGCGTCCTCGCCCTGCCGGGGCCGGGAGCCGTGCTGGGGCAGGAATCGGCGGACTGCGAGGTCACAGACCTCGGGACGCTGGGCGACAACAGGTTGGAGGCGGCCGGGCACTGGACGACCGAGGATTGCGACTCACGGTTCCGCGCCGGCAGCGACGCCCGCACCTATAGGTTCGAGGTCACTACGGCAGGACGGGTCAGGATCGAGCTGACATCCGCCGGGGCGGACCCCTACCTCTACCTGCTCGCCGAGGACGGTACCCGCATCGTCGGCAACGACGACGGCGGCGCCGGGCTGGACAGCCGCGTCGAGAGAGACCTGCTGCCCGGCGTGTACATGATCGAGGCCACGACGGTCGGCGGGCGGAGCCGGGGACCGGCGGACTTCGCCGTCGCGGTCAGCTACGTATCCGGTTGCGAGCCGGTGCATCTCGGCACGCTGGAAGCGGGCGCCGATCTGACCGCATCCGGATCCTGGACGCTTGACACGTGCGGGTCGCGTTTCGTCGTCGAGCATCCGGCGCACGGTTACACGTTCAGCCTCGAGCAGGCCGGTCGCGTTCGTATCGACCTGGCATCGGAGGATGGCGACTCTGTCCTGTCCCTGGCTTCGCTGGCGGGCGGCGTGATCGGGGCCAACGACGATGGCGGGGAGGGTCGCAACGCCCGCATAGACCAGTTCCTGCCGGCCGGTGGCTACTTCATCGAGGCGACCACCTACCTCGAGCGCGATTACCAACCCCTGCGCGCCGATTTCGACCTCATCGTCCACCTGGTGGACGAGCAGGCGGAACAGGAACGAGCCCGGTTGAAGATCGAGGAAGTACGGGTCCCGGCGGAGGTCGTGGCGGGCGATCCCTTCCCCGTCCACTACCGCGCCGGGAACGTAGGCGGCGATCTCGACCCCGGCGGCTACGCCGTTCTATACGTGGTCGGCCCCCGCGTGTTCAAGCGCCACAGATCTGTTGCGGGGCATTGGCAAGCCGGAGTCTCGTATCACTCCGGGTCGGAAACGGCTAGCCCGGGCAGCACTTCGATCAGCGAAGTTTCTCCGTTCGAGGTCAGTTTCTTCCGGTCCGGCCCCACCTGGCTGTTCGTGGGAATCGTCACCTACGACCGCGCGGGCAACGAGATCGGGTTCCACGGTCAGTGGCAGAACCTGTTCGTTCTGAGCGGTCCCACGTTCGAAGCCGTAGACGTGCGTGTTGACGGCGCCCGGTACACGGTGGCCGCGGGAGCCGACAGCGACGGGGAGGTTACGACCGAGGTGAAGTCCGCTATGGACCCGGCCGGAGAGGTTGATGCGGAGGTTCGGCTCAGGGCGATCTATGCGGCCGGCGTGCGAACCCAGTTGCTGGATGGCCTATTCGAGCGGCCGGAGATAGCCGCGCTGCCAGAGGAGGCACACCCGACCGCGGTCACGGTGGCGAACCTGTCGACCAACACGCTCCGTGAGGCGTTCGCACAGCGATACACGTCCGTCGTCGGGGCATCGGGGATGCTCGACTCGCTGGAAGCCGGAGAAGCGCTCAACCCGATCACGGTCGAGGAGTCGGTGCTGCAGGTAGCCGATGCGGCCTCTTCCGAGTTCGCGTGGATGGCGTCCTCGTGGCGCTCGCTCCTGAGGCGGCTCGAGAACGGAGCGGCGCTGTCGTTCGAGGATGCGCTGGAGGTCCACTCCCAGGTCGCCTACGCCGAGAGCGTGGTGGCGGCGGCGGTGACGGCGGGAGGGATCGTCACCGCGGCCCGGGCCGCCGAAGAGGGATGGAGGGATCCCGGCGTCCGGGAGATGATGGCGGAGGCGCGCTGCCATCCGGGCTCGAAGGCCCTGCGCGACGCGCTCGAAGCGGCTGACATCGCCGACCTTGAAGGGCTAGTAGCTCTCGACGCCGAGATGCGGGCCCTCCGGCCCGTCCATGGACTGTCCGTCGACAGCGCGTTGTGCGCGGTCACGGCGTCCGGCACAGCGAACCAACGGTTCCTGCGACGCCTGTCGATATCTCACAGTCCCGAGCTTCGCTCGATGCTCGGTCTGGAGACGCCTTCCGTAACGGCGTCGAGTCCGGATCCCCATCGGCTGCGCATCATCGCGCGGTTGGGCGAGGACGGGAGCCTGGAGCACGGCGTCGAGTTTGCCGGCGGCCGCCAAGTCCTACCGCCCGAGCGCTTCCTGCGCGAAGACGTACCTACCGGCCGATGGCAGGTCAGCGGTGACGTGGAGGTGCGAGGGGACTCGATCGGGAGGATCCGGGCCCGGCGCGTTGCCGGTGGCCGGACCGAGTTGGGATTCATCGGCACCGATGGGGAGACCATCATCCCCGACATTCGCTACCTGCCGGCCGACCCACCGGTGGGTGTCTGGTTCCGCAGCAGCGAGATCGAGGTACCGGTGGCGTCGTCGATGGTTCCGGCCCCCTCTACCGAGGAGTCGGAGGAGTAG
- a CDS encoding DUF433 domain-containing protein: MISLLARPTYSLSEAARLLRITPSKLRWWLEGAVRGEKRYPPVLRSEPTGNSQVSWGEFIEAAYLREYRAHLPLQRLRPLREVLSREFDTRFPFAISRPLIAGQELVSDMQVRLGIPEELWMVVGSGQLMLSEAAQTFCSRVEFDPATDEAMRYIVMEAAEPVYVNPRLSFGIPTVRGVRTEVIAELSLAGEPRSAIIDIYRDYGVTGQDIDTAVDFETQFLRAA; encoded by the coding sequence ATGATCTCGCTGCTGGCCCGGCCTACATACAGCCTTTCTGAAGCGGCGCGGCTGCTCCGTATAACGCCGTCGAAGCTCCGCTGGTGGCTGGAGGGCGCAGTTCGGGGGGAAAAGCGATATCCACCTGTCCTTCGCAGTGAGCCCACGGGCAACTCGCAGGTCTCGTGGGGGGAGTTCATCGAGGCGGCATACCTGCGTGAATACCGTGCTCACCTACCCCTGCAAAGGCTCCGGCCTCTGAGGGAGGTGCTCAGCCGGGAGTTCGACACCCGGTTTCCCTTCGCCATCTCGAGGCCCCTGATAGCAGGCCAGGAGCTTGTTTCCGATATGCAGGTGAGGCTCGGGATTCCCGAGGAGTTGTGGATGGTGGTGGGTTCCGGGCAACTGATGCTGAGCGAGGCGGCACAGACCTTCTGTAGCCGCGTGGAGTTCGATCCGGCAACGGACGAGGCCATGCGCTATATCGTGATGGAAGCCGCTGAACCCGTGTATGTGAACCCGCGCCTATCGTTCGGCATCCCGACCGTGAGGGGAGTCCGTACCGAAGTCATAGCGGAGCTGTCACTCGCCGGCGAACCGCGCTCGGCGATCATCGACATCTACAGGGACTATGGAGTCACGGGGCAGGACATCGACACGGCAGTCGACTTCGAGACGCAGTTTCTCAGGGCTGCGTGA
- a CDS encoding ABC transporter substrate-binding protein translates to MRRFASSKALTLVLMLGLMAAACGGEDTSSEEVSAAQAQAATAQSEAAAAQSEAESAQAEAEAAASALAQAQADLEAAQAAASAAMEGDEASQSALADAQAALEEAEQRAAATAEASEEAVAAAESALAEAEQMLDEAMMEQEAAAGPVTVRAAITGDEATLNPYTYISGFPGWNLLMLQYDSLMQLDAAGIPQPWLADTVSVNADLTEYSFTMVEGVTWHDGQPLTAHDVDFSVDYYINNVEASRFARDLRGVEDLVVTGDYSATFVLGSPKAGFELAALADIPIIPRHVWEGVEVPSEHDFGATNIGTGPYKLVEYVEGQSYRFEANPDYFRGAPAVEELVVIVFADDAGAQAAIRTGEVDVIFERIPPEQIPLLDAQDPLDIALGPEFTTQMINYDASKRPFDDVAVRQAINLAMDRQDIVDTVFLGAATVGSPGWIHPEHRSFNPSMIPVHDVAAANALLDEAGYADSDGDGVREFDGQPMSFEIITNAPDSLRLRIAELTVEMLADIGIETSVAAVETGTWEQAVWPEFNVNNGRNYDIAMWGWSAPVQADPLRLPQLVASIPMGGFLNLTGYASAEMDALSAALPVESTEAGRIAILLRMQEIIAEELPFVLLLYPDGAYVYDSSVYSDWEFIAGQGIVSKLSLLPPSARP, encoded by the coding sequence ATGCGAAGGTTTGCATCATCGAAGGCGTTGACTCTCGTCCTCATGCTCGGCCTGATGGCAGCGGCGTGTGGCGGCGAGGACACGTCATCGGAGGAAGTGAGCGCGGCGCAGGCGCAGGCTGCAACCGCCCAGTCCGAAGCTGCGGCCGCCCAGTCCGAGGCGGAGTCGGCTCAGGCGGAGGCCGAAGCGGCGGCATCGGCGCTGGCCCAGGCCCAAGCCGACCTGGAAGCAGCCCAGGCTGCGGCCTCAGCAGCCATGGAGGGCGACGAGGCCTCCCAGTCGGCGTTGGCCGACGCGCAGGCAGCCCTCGAGGAAGCCGAGCAAAGGGCTGCGGCGACGGCTGAAGCCTCCGAGGAGGCGGTGGCCGCCGCGGAGTCGGCTCTCGCTGAGGCCGAGCAGATGCTCGACGAGGCGATGATGGAGCAAGAGGCCGCCGCAGGACCGGTAACGGTACGGGCGGCGATCACCGGCGACGAGGCAACCCTCAACCCGTACACCTACATCAGCGGCTTCCCCGGATGGAACCTGCTGATGCTCCAGTACGACTCGCTCATGCAGCTCGACGCCGCCGGCATCCCACAGCCGTGGCTGGCGGACACCGTCTCCGTCAACGCGGACCTGACCGAGTACTCCTTCACGATGGTCGAGGGCGTCACCTGGCACGATGGGCAGCCCTTGACGGCGCACGACGTGGACTTCAGCGTCGACTACTACATCAACAACGTGGAGGCCAGCCGGTTCGCCCGGGACCTCAGGGGGGTCGAGGACCTCGTGGTGACGGGCGACTACAGCGCGACCTTCGTGCTCGGTAGCCCGAAGGCCGGCTTCGAGCTGGCCGCCCTCGCTGACATTCCGATCATCCCGCGCCATGTGTGGGAAGGAGTCGAAGTGCCGTCCGAGCACGACTTCGGCGCTACCAACATCGGGACCGGTCCGTACAAGCTGGTGGAGTACGTGGAAGGACAGAGCTACCGCTTCGAGGCCAACCCCGACTACTTCCGGGGCGCACCGGCGGTCGAGGAGCTGGTGGTCATAGTCTTCGCCGACGACGCCGGCGCCCAGGCCGCCATCCGCACCGGTGAGGTCGACGTGATCTTCGAGCGCATACCTCCGGAGCAAATCCCGCTGCTGGACGCCCAAGATCCGCTGGACATCGCCCTGGGACCCGAGTTCACCACCCAGATGATCAACTACGACGCCTCGAAGCGCCCCTTCGACGACGTGGCGGTACGCCAGGCCATCAACCTGGCCATGGACCGCCAGGACATCGTCGACACGGTGTTCCTCGGCGCGGCGACGGTGGGGAGCCCGGGCTGGATACATCCCGAGCATCGGTCCTTCAACCCGTCGATGATCCCGGTGCACGACGTGGCCGCGGCCAACGCTCTGCTCGACGAGGCCGGCTATGCCGACAGCGACGGCGACGGTGTGAGGGAGTTCGACGGACAGCCCATGTCGTTCGAGATCATCACCAACGCCCCTGACTCGCTCCGGCTGCGGATAGCCGAGTTGACCGTGGAGATGCTGGCCGACATCGGCATCGAGACCTCTGTGGCGGCCGTCGAGACCGGGACGTGGGAGCAAGCTGTGTGGCCGGAATTCAACGTCAACAACGGGCGCAACTACGACATCGCCATGTGGGGCTGGTCGGCGCCCGTGCAGGCGGATCCGCTGCGCCTCCCGCAGTTGGTCGCCAGCATTCCGATGGGCGGGTTCCTGAACCTGACCGGTTACGCCAGCGCCGAGATGGATGCGCTCTCGGCGGCGCTACCCGTCGAGTCCACCGAGGCGGGGCGCATCGCCATCCTGCTTCGCATGCAGGAGATAATCGCCGAGGAGTTGCCCTTCGTGTTGCTGCTGTATCCCGACGGTGCATACGTGTACGACTCGAGCGTCTACTCGGACTGGGAGTTCATCGCCGGACAGGGCATCGTCAGCAAGCTGTCTCTGCTGCCGCCATCCGCGCGCCCGTAG
- a CDS encoding ABC transporter ATP-binding protein gives MISVEALSITYQAGQPVLRDVGLTVEEGEWLGLLGPNGAGKSTLLRAIAGLLPYRGIIRFDGADNGSLRRRDRARSVALVPQEPVMPGGMTVIEYVLLGRTPHLPYLGSEGAADLAQARLAMDMLDLEPLAGRMLSQLSGGERRRVALARAICQQADVLLLDEPTGALDIGQGQKALELIAHLRSRRPMTIITAMHDLTLAGQFPDRLTLLAEGRVVADGPPAQVLTPEHIRAIYRASVEVVNVNGGLAVVPMRTGTR, from the coding sequence ATGATCTCCGTGGAGGCCCTCTCCATCACCTACCAGGCTGGACAACCGGTGCTCCGGGACGTGGGGCTCACCGTGGAGGAAGGGGAGTGGTTGGGCCTGCTGGGGCCGAACGGCGCCGGGAAGTCCACCCTGCTGAGGGCGATTGCCGGGCTCCTCCCCTATCGGGGCATTATCCGGTTCGATGGCGCGGACAACGGCTCGCTCCGGCGCCGGGACCGGGCCCGGTCGGTGGCCCTGGTGCCGCAGGAACCGGTCATGCCGGGGGGAATGACGGTGATCGAGTACGTGTTGCTGGGACGCACCCCGCACCTCCCCTACCTGGGATCGGAAGGCGCCGCCGATCTGGCGCAGGCGCGGCTGGCCATGGACATGCTCGACCTCGAGCCCCTGGCGGGCCGCATGCTCTCGCAGTTGAGCGGCGGCGAGCGGCGGCGCGTCGCTCTGGCCCGTGCCATCTGCCAGCAGGCGGACGTCCTGCTCCTGGACGAGCCGACCGGAGCGCTCGACATCGGCCAGGGCCAGAAGGCCTTGGAGTTAATCGCCCACCTGCGCAGCCGCCGGCCGATGACCATCATCACGGCCATGCACGACCTCACCCTGGCCGGACAGTTCCCGGACCGCCTGACACTGCTGGCGGAGGGCCGGGTGGTGGCGGACGGGCCTCCTGCCCAGGTGCTCACCCCCGAACACATCCGGGCCATCTACCGGGCTAGCGTGGAAGTGGTGAACGTCAACGGAGGACTCGCCGTGGTTCCCATGAGGACCGGGACTCGATGA
- a CDS encoding ABC transporter permease codes for MTVADSREGAARRTARRRSRIPTLFGLTGGLIVGVLVCGAVFAPWLAPYDPTERVARPFLFPSSEHLLGTNDIGQDLLSEMIFGARVSLTIGIIAAAVALLIGTAVGVVAGYYPKRLGSAMMRGVDVILILPFLPLLIVLAAYLGRSLLNTILVIGVLIWAEPARIIRSQVLSLRSREYVLAARSMGAPDRWTILRHIVPRTGLLATGSFVRAVSNAILLEAALSFLGLGDPIQKSWGSTLFWAQSRGAFLTPAWKWWVLPPGLLIMLASLGFALIAFSLEERINPRL; via the coding sequence ATGACGGTTGCCGACAGCCGTGAGGGGGCGGCGCGGCGCACCGCCCGGCGGCGTTCCCGTATCCCCACGTTGTTCGGGCTGACGGGTGGGCTCATCGTGGGGGTCCTCGTGTGCGGAGCGGTGTTCGCCCCGTGGCTGGCGCCCTACGACCCGACCGAGCGGGTGGCGAGACCCTTCCTATTCCCCAGTTCGGAGCACCTGCTCGGCACGAACGACATCGGCCAGGACCTGCTCTCGGAGATGATCTTCGGGGCACGCGTGTCGTTGACGATCGGGATAATCGCGGCCGCCGTCGCCCTCCTGATCGGAACTGCCGTCGGGGTCGTGGCGGGTTACTACCCGAAGCGTTTGGGCTCGGCCATGATGCGTGGTGTCGACGTGATACTGATCCTGCCGTTCCTGCCCCTGCTGATCGTGCTGGCCGCCTATCTCGGACGGAGCCTGCTCAACACGATCCTGGTGATAGGCGTGCTCATCTGGGCCGAGCCGGCCCGGATCATCCGTTCGCAGGTCCTGTCTCTGCGGTCGAGGGAGTACGTGCTGGCGGCCCGTTCGATGGGGGCGCCTGACCGCTGGACCATTCTCCGGCACATCGTCCCCCGGACGGGGTTGCTGGCCACGGGATCGTTCGTCCGGGCGGTCTCGAACGCGATACTGCTGGAGGCCGCCCTCAGCTTCCTCGGTCTCGGTGATCCCATCCAGAAGAGTTGGGGCTCGACCCTGTTCTGGGCGCAATCCAGAGGCGCCTTCCTGACTCCGGCCTGGAAGTGGTGGGTGCTGCCGCCCGGATTGCTGATCATGCTGGCCTCGCTCGGCTTCGCCCTGATCGCCTTCTCCCTGGAGGAACGGATCAACCCGCGGCTGTAG